ATTCAATTTGAAAACAGACACTGTTATTAAACTCATAAGATGCATTGTAATTATTTTCATTCAGCCCCCCGCATCAGTCATGTTAATATTCCCAATTAGAATTTCAATAAATAGCAACTTTGTTTCATGAGCcattctctcctctcaccttgTCCTTTTTCATGTATAGTTGCCTATGTTGTATTTATCCCTGAGACAGTTGTACTGTCAAGGGACATCACTCTACAGTAAAACTCTTTTAGCAGAGCATCTCACTTCCCCAGTTCAGTGAAGAGTCCTGTATTGTTACTTTACAACGCATTAAGATCATACCATTTAGCCTCACCAGGGACTTGCCATATTGATTTTCTTTCACTGTGTTGTTTTTTGTATCTATCTGGTACAATTCAACAAACTGCCCTCTTAAAATGATGCGACTCTGTGAAGCAAGCCAGACAGTGTCATTTCAGTGCTGTCAAGGCTCCCTGGTGTAACAGCAGCAGCTGCGGCTCAACACTCAGCCCAGCTACACATTTAAAGCATAACACCTCCACAAGACTGGGAGCCATCTTGGATGTACACATCTGAATGTGTGAATAACTAATTGCAGGAATGTTGCACTGCTGAAAACAGGTCACAACATTTCAAATGACAAAGGGGGTACTGCAGGGAATCAGCACACCCTACATGGGATCCTTCCTGTCTGCAGTGTCATAAATATAGCCCTATAATAAAGGGCATTGTCAACAAAGGCACAGCGAGACGTGCAGCATTGTGGGAATCCGCCACCATTTTGCCCAatccttttctcttcttcccCCTTCTTTTCTCTACAAATCTTTTCatccctcttcctccctttccctctctccctctccctttccccaCACTTCTCTCTATCCCCAATTCTCCTCTCTCCGTCCACGCCCCTGCTACAGCCTGGCACCTCTCTGGCCCCATTACAGCACCCTGGTCAGTCAGCTCCCTTTGTGAGGCGTGGTGCCACAGCACGCGGGACAGCTCCTGCTTGCGCCCCTCAAGGCCAGCCTTTGTAccaatatcccccccccccccccgatgcCCCGCCTGCTTCCTGACGCCAGAACAAAGTCCCCTGTGATTACGCCGCCTCGCACCAAAAAAAGACCTCATTCTCCACCGCCATCGGCCCCACCAGCACCACACAGAGATCTATCAGCGTCTGAGAATAACAAATGGCAGCCACGAAAGTGATCTGCACACCAGCCTTTGCCTCAAATCACTTGGCTTTCAGGACGTAAACAATGGTTTCTACCTGGAAATCCATGATACACTACCCAATAGATGTAGTACTCTAGAAAATGGTTGGAAAATACCCAAGAGCACCCAAGCTGTGTGAGTTTGTACCTGACTTTCCTTGACCAGCAGGGCGGCGTTGTGGAGGGGGGCGCATGGCGCTTTTCATTTGGTTCAGGAAGATCTTGCAGCGGTAGATAACCATGTTCATTGAGCAGGCATCTTAGAAgtaaaaacacatttgtttcagaaagacaaaaaaaatttgATTTTCACATGTCACAAAGAGAAGATTACTGTAAAGACCACTTAGAGTGAGGCCTGTACAGCTACACAAAAGTCTCCAAAAAGCACACCCTTACCCTCCATCAGTTTGGACTGGCAGTTGATGAAGCTTGTCCGAGGAACGGTGGGTCCCTTGCGGGCCTCTACTTTGCCAGGTTTCTGGGGGTCCTTGACCTCACCTGGGTTGGTCTGACCATCCTTGCACATCCAGTAGTTTTGACAGGCCTGGTAGAGGATCTGGATAAACATGCACTTCTCTGCTTCAGATCCGGCCACCCACTGGTCAAAGGTGCGCTCAAAGGCCAAGTCAAACTCTGGGCAATCCTGGAGAAAGGAGTATTCAGGATGGCTCAAACGCAGCCAAGCTTTAGTAATGTTCCACTATACTGGACAGAACACTTCTAATACTTCtaactgccagttcctacaagggcagggacatccttttccactttcaaaaaactcctgaagacccagctctttagagaacatctactctcatagcaacacttacaacaagtcttactgatcctagcactcaccagccgttttaaactgacaagtaactgttaaaaacagcactcaccgacgcacttattcttactgtactctaatgtttttttaaactgtcctaaaattgtgagaattgttctaaaacttactgtttaccatgttgttagtcgctttggttaaaaagcgtcagccaaatgtaatgtaatgtaatgtaatgtaatgtaatgtaatgcattgCCATTGTCTCTTtagggcagtggttctcaacccttttttcagtgatgtaccctctttgaaacatttttttcagccaagtaccccctaaccagcgcaaagcatttttagttgagaaaaaaaaagacataaaacagagcactgtgccatcagtgtctaatttaaGATAACGCTGCAGATGTGCAGGCTTCATGCTACTGTTCGCTAATTTCTccctacagaaaaaaaaacacagtgccTTGGGTGGGTTACAACTTGTTGACGtaaatccaaataaaacatattcttcAAGATACAGCCGGAATTTTGCCGGCTCTGGTTTGGCCTTCTTTGCCACTTGTCCCTCCGTGTTTTCACAAGAATTACCGCtacgcttcaaccacgactccatcatttgagttttgacagtgattgacaggtgatggcaggtggcatgtgacaggttgagtcgaaccatcctggtatgggggggactctgggtttttaggataatgaaattgaatagcctactgaaatataaaataaattttatgaacttatattttcctgaaatatgtattaaataattgttttaaaagtatttttgcatggattctactttttaaatatatgtatattttaaaatctgacgtaccccctggagtgccttcatgtacccccaggggtacgcgtacccccatttgataAACACTGCTTTAGGGTAATGTTCATCCATTTTCAACACATGCTTTTATCACATTTAACACATGCTTAAACTATCAAATTGTATTAAAGGtcatatttttcatatgtgcCTCCTGGGAGCccaaagtatatatttttttgctaaaaaCAGTGAGATTACATAAACATATTCCGTCTTTTCCAGTTCAGACATAACTGTAGTAACATCAGAGAGGGTGGGTGGCTCACTTTGTTGGGATTAATGCCATCCACCTGACGGAGCTGCTCTATCGTCCAATGGGACGTCTTGGAGAGGCGGGGAGAGCCCTCAAACTGCTTCACCTTTGTGATGAAGAGCTGAGCAGGGAGCTTGTTGGTTGCTGTGTGAGTGGAATAAAAAGACCATAGAGAAGGTCATTAGTCTTCCAATAGTTAGTGATGCATGCTGGTAAGGAAGGAGTGCTCTTGAATATCAAAATCATATATGAATATCAATTGCCTTTCACTAGGCTACAGCACATATTTTAGAAAAAAAAGTTCTGTCAGTGTTGTACAATAAACCAATTTCAATAAACCAATTTCTGAGCCCTACCTTATCAGAAATTTGGCACCACTATATCATCTTTTTTCAAATCTTACATAACCCTCACATCTAAATTCAGGCACATTCGAGCCCTGCATTTGACAGAGACAGACTGGATATTACCTGACAAGCAGATAAATGTGGCATATTTCCGGCCTGCAGATAGAAATGGAAGTTTTCTTCTATTCCTCCTTTTGACCTCAATGGCAACCAACAACTTCTGATCAAGGGGGACAAAGATGTCTCTGTTGATGGTGGACTGCATACTCATCCTTGAACTGTAATGAATGTATGGTTTCAGAAACGGAGAGCAGGTGACTATGGTGAAATATTTCCAAACTCTACCCACCACATTAATGTgctttaggctactttttaaatatttttcagcTATATCTTTTGGCAGGTTTGTCAACagactacacacaaacatgttctcTGTACTCAAAATTCCCATAATAGGCCTAATACCTACCATTAGTTAATTTCATGATACATGTTGAACTGAAATTAGCCAATGAAATGTTACTGATATTTTAGGCATGTTGAAATCTTCCCTCCAATAAGTCGGTAAGTAGGGTAACTGCAACAATGAGActcaaaaataaattaaaatgtaGCCTTCAGCACACCTTCAACACCTTCAGCAATCCACAACCAACAAGAGTTTACATTTCTGTCCTGTTTTGTCCAGATAACATTCTTGACGAGAATTGACACTGTCACCTCGAAAGAAGTCAACACAATTTTACGTTTTTAAAAAGCATTTTTTTAACTGACAAAAAAGTGAGTTGAAATTACCTGTTTGGTGTTGAATCCTCGCCACACAAAAGTTGATGTTATTGATTGCTATTAGTTAATCAGTCTACCCGTGTGACCTCTGTAAAATCAGGTAAGTTTATTAGGTTCGTTTGTGGGAGATCAAGCCATTTTCGAAATTAAAGCCGGAAGGTTAGATGGCTAATTATTATCAAAAACACCGAAACACACCCGCTTCCACTAAAGAGTTTGTTAGTTATAAGATACCCCAGTCCCCGTCTTAATCTGGCTTGTGGTCACGTGGGTTGTGCCGTGCACTCGCTCTGACTTAACCCGAAGTAGCCTATTGGTAGCCAGAAAAGTCTATTGGCGACAATTTCCAAAATTGACATATAAACGGCGATTACTTTGTGTAATTAATCTAGCATCGTAATATCTGTGGATTTGCATCATATCTAGCACCTAGCGTCATAATATCCGCCTATCTTTAACATAATTATATTTGGGCATTTTGTTTTCTACAAGCCACATTTTTTATTCAGAAACAGAAATGGCAAAAATTACAGCCATCCTTCTCTGCTTTTACTTTAGAGGTAGACTCACTTGTTGCATCCCTTCGCTTGGTTCGTAATAACCCAAAAAATGACAGACTTCTTTGTCTCATTCTTTATACATTCTTTAAAGATAAAGAACGATTCCCTGTTTATGCTTCatttacatttgtttgtgtgtttgtctattgtATTATTTGTTTTCTGTGACCATTGTCTATACGTGTGTTTTGTACTGCAGTTTCTTTGTTGCAATTACTGTACTGTGTGTTGTTAAGcatcaataaaataaataaataaataaaaaaatatatatatttgggcACTTATAAATATCCTGAGATTTTACCACTGCTTGAATGAGTGTGCGTTCACTAGACTGGCTGTCAAAGGCCATAGTCCTACTTAATAACTGTTGTGGAGATCCATATCAGTATAAAAGATGTAGGCTACACCAGGTCGTAAAAGTGGACTGTTATACCACAGCATTTATTTGGTGAGGGAACATAACAGGTGGAATACATAAAAACGGTAAACATGACACGTTTTGATATGATGGGGAAATGTCAACATAAAGGACAAAGTTTCCTTGTTTGCTATGCAGGCAGCAAGGCAGTGCTGAGGGGAGCCTGCCGCCCTGCTCCTCTCAGCCTTGTGTGCTCCATTGTCAAGCATCTTAAAATGGAGGCTCTTTTTATGTAGTTGGCACATTCAAAGGTAAGTTATTATCAAGGTGAGGTAAGGACAAGGTAAGTGCTTTTTACTTTACTGATTCTTTTGAAGGCATAAGGATGGTGTCAAactaaaaataaactaaataaatGATGCTGCATTCTAGAAACATCATTGCATTAAACTGAAGGTTTTCTATCAGGCATGGATGCATTTGTAAAGGTGATGGGTGATTGAGGTGATTTTCAGTTAAACATAATcaacacattttcttttcttatttttcttccTCTTAAATATATAATTTTCATTCAGCTGTTATTAATGACACATTGGGATAAGAGTTACACTCTTTCTAATggtgaaaaaatgtaaaaaaaaaccttgcatGGATGTTTCCCTGGCACAAACTGCCATGTCTAGTGCTCAAAGCACATTTCATCCAACATGATTTTGCAGCTTGCCTTGCATTCACTATGCATTCAAATTGCATCATGCCCAATGCAAAAATGCAAAATCCACataatattattttttaataagcACTGGGTCAGTCCCAAACCAGAAGACCAACACATCTATATGTTTTAAGGTCTTCAGGTGGATATGTATGAATCAGCCATTTTGCCATAACCAAACTCATAAAATAAGCCAATTTGGCAAACTGTTGGAATCCACATTCCAAATGGTAAACAATCATGACAGTGACTTTCTTCTCACCACCATCCTCAACTCAACGTCACTAGTGTTGTAAACAGAAATAGAGATGACAGGCCAAGGACCAGTGACCAGTGACAAAAATTGACACTATTTTTTGTAGTGCAAGAATGTTTGGGGGGGAAATGGTATTTTGGGAAGTGTCCAGGTGGTACCAGTCCAAATGTCCACACACCTGATCCACAAAGGAGTGTTTAGGGTCAGCACATAAGAACACATGGTTTGGGTTTGTCCTATTTCTAAATCAAGCCACAAGTAGGGTGTGCTTGATATCTATTTCCTCTTGTTTTTTATGCTAAGACCACTGTACACCGACACACAATGCAACAAATGAGATGCATAACCAAAGCATGTAAATACCTAAACACACTCCTCTAAAGTGAGGACACTTGAGGCAGGCCTACATGTTacagttaaaaaaaatgtaGCACTGGTCATTTAACAAAGCTCATCTACCTCAGGTTCAGTGCCTACCAAATGCAACAGAGAGCTTGTTAAATAGTCAAACAGGTATTAGAAAAAtcttttgatttatttttcgGTGCACCTCACGTGAAGACTGTCGATGGAACATGTCATATAGCCGGTCACACAACTGAAACTGAACGCTCATGTGGGGAATGCTGCAATCACATTCCACTATAATCCATGGAactagctacaccaggcgtgaCAGTGGCACATATTCACTGCAGACAAACAAAATAATCCCATCTTCTACGACTATGTTTTTGCCCTCTGTGCACTCCCCAATTTCAGCATGGCCTTGGCCTTAGACTATGCTTATTGTTCTTCACTGATTAAGCCAACAGGAGGTATGGTGTTCACGTCTTCCTCTCAAAACGGGTTGGCGTGTGATAGATTCTGACGTTTCTCTTGAGTGGTAACAGAGGCACCTTAGGGAGCACAAGTTTAACTTTGGACTTTGGGAGATGGACAAGAACATACTATTCAGTGTTCAACGAGAGAAACGGCAATGTCAAGAGATCCCACAGGATGTACAGATGCATGGTGGTAACCACTGAAATGAAATAAGTCTCTTTGTCAGTCATAGTCATAACATGACTGCTCGATGATGGCAATGGGCTCGGGATTAGGTTGGTAACAGTCTTCGTACGAACCACTAGGGATTTATGGCACGATGAGGGGTGATGCTCTGTGAtttttatgtgtctgtttgtgtgtatgtgcacacgtgtgtgtgattttttttgaAGGTGAACTCCACAGAATGAGGAGGAAAGGCTCTTGGATGCACAGTGAGCAGGGTCTGTCTGGCCCAGAGTGGCCAGTGTGTCAGAAGTGCACAGGGAATCCCGGGTTTAGCAGGAGTGGGTAAAAGGGGGAGAGTGGGAAAGTGGAAGTGgttaaggaggaggaggaggaggaggaggagtttgTACAGAGGGGTTAAGATTCGGCATTGGCGTCGTCGGCAGGCTCCTCCATCTCGTTCGGCCTGTACATGAAAGTCAGAAGGAAGAGAGCCACGTCCAGGGAGCACCAGTAGGCTGTGTGGGATGTGACGGCAGACCAGTACCGGCTCTCCACCAGACCCTCCCGTAACTCAAAGTCAATGCGATTCTCCATTTCCACTACAATAAAGAGGCAGCACAAATGTCACACTATAATATGCATCACTTTAGAAATAACACTGAATTGAATTAAATGGAGGGAACAAACATTCTTAGGGCCATTTCATAGTCTATACAAGCTGCTGTATGTGGACGCAGTTGTAAACCCAAGGCTCAGGCACACATGGAAGACCCCTCTCATAGTTTACGCAAGCTACATTGCACTCCTTTCTGTGTAAAAAATTTGGACAACACGTTTTGCCACGCAAGTGTAGTAACCCTCCATGAGTAGCttgatgcatttgtgtgtatgtagtttGCATAGACCAAGAAACAGCCCTTATACTTCAACTACTATGCACAAAAGAGGACCAGGAGTCATTTCTTACATGAAGTGTAGTCCATGATTGCAGAGGTGGACTGGGACATGGCGGGCTCCTCTTTCACGTCGGCTgcctcttttttctcctctatcttttcttcttcttcttcttcttcgttTGTCACTCCTTCCTCTCCTGACGCCACGTTGTCTGGCTCAGATGTGCCGCCCTCGGAGTCCGAGGGTTCTTCCTCCACACCGCCCACTTGGCCACTCGAGCGTGAGAACCGAGAGAAGAGAATCTCGCCCAGTCCTTTCCCGATGCTGGCCGCCCCTGATGAGCCAAAAGAACAGCCTCATTtccacactcacatgcacacacgcacatgtagtcacaaagacagaaagatgcacactagcacacacttTGAAGTGCTTTTAACTCACATTAAAAGTATTTACagaaaatatcacacacacacacacacacacacacacacacacactcacactcacactcacactcacactcacactcacactcacactcactcacacacacaaactccaaagccttcaaacacatacatacacgcatgcacaaataccttccaaaacacacatacacaaatgcactcCGGCGTCTAGTGCACAAATGCACTTCGACAACACCGCTCTCAACACAACCCCACGATCAGCGCAGGTGGCCGCAGAGTTGGACACTGGAATGCAGGGTTGCGTTGATAATAATGGGGCCTATGTAACCAAATGTGGAAAGTGGAGCGGAGGGCCCTTAGGTTCCCTTTTTCCGTGTACCTCTCCAGTCTAAACTGGATCTCACTTTTCTCAAccccactttctctcactcctttgATTGACAATTcacctgtttatttatttgcctTTGcgtgcactggtaattccttggaatcgCATTTCTACTTTTCTTTATCATTCTTCtatatacagcggggaaaataagtattgaacacgtcaacatttttttcagtaaggatgaatccaatgaggctatttgcatgaaattttcatcagacattagtattaactcagataatccacccatagaaaaaaatccaaacattaaagtccataaattgagttatgtgtaataaagtggaatgacacaggaaaaaagtattgaacacgcttgctgaaatttcttaaatacctTGGGGAAGAGCCTTTATTtgaaatgacagcttcaaggcatttcctgtatgacgaaactaatcagtcgcagtattccggtgtgattttggcccattacatttggccctaaacagatagtcttttaatattgaagattctaggggtccctcttgtgaatcctgatctttagttaacttcctAAACTATTTAATTGGattgaagtcagggccttgatttcctttctctgagtttccttgctgaatgctttggatcattgtcttgctggaaggtctagccatgtctcatcctcatcatcctggtgaaTGGCAAGGTTCTCCAGGAACAAAAgggctccattcatcattccttcaactgtaagAAGTCcgccagtaccatgagatgaaaaacagccccacaccatgataccaccacctccaaacctcactgttggtatggtatttttagggtgatgcacagtgccatttctcctccaaatatggtgtgtagtatgacatccaaaaagttacattttgctctcgcctgaccagaatacattctcttagtatttcataggcttatccaaatgttgtgtagcaaactttcaacgagcttcgacatgtttttcttcagtaatagagtcatgcggggtgagtgtgcatagaggccatggcggtggagtgcattacctatgattttctctgtaataattgtacctgctgcatgcaagtctttctggagctttctccaagTGGTCCTTAGCTCTTGGCCTACTCTTCTGAcaatccttctgacttcctggttcgaaatcttgcaaggagagcctgtgcatggccggttaatgatgcagtgatgttccttccacttgcagataatggctccaatactgcttattgaatgattctgaagttttgaaatgcatctgtaactagttccattgatatgttttgcaacaataaggttgcaaaggtcttgcgagagctctttgctttaaccaatcatgaaatgtttcttgtgtgacaccttggtaacgaaaaacctttttatagcccatcagtATGTACTAAgccagcttatattaatttgcacagatagaagggataattactctctaactacttatagattccagcttgttccttgccattccttgcctttgtgtactgctttttcttagcatgatcaatacttttttcctgtgccattccacttttttactcataactctacttatggatattaatgtttggattttttaatatgtgtggattacctaagttaattagcctggcgggccatcctatatcattgaaatgtatagtctggaatcgaaccattcacctcgcttaatccaaggggcgggcagagaattgtctttcaaactgcctaggcatgcaataggccagcgctacgaccatatccgtatccggtcggcaaaacggcaaatacatccttcttcgaaaggaatgacttaagtgcattgtgttgctcaactttgaaagaaaagcacaagtccaactcctccaaagttgacgccaacgccgattcaaacaaccgctcttcgttcgccatagccaccttccttgttgttcactgtcgcaggactgtcgttatcctgttaagcccgccttaagactctctaacaaaatagagcactgtgattggatgacgtccacggcgtcagccaatagaaatccctatggtttggtaCTATacatacaggctgagcaaattaatttgccgccgctagggtgcgtctagatttctaggctataagttaatactaatgtctggtgaaaatttcatgcgaatagcctcactggaagtatacttactgaaaaaaatgttgacgtgttcaatacttattttccccgctgtacccctctctctctctctctatctgtctatctatctcttaCCCATGATGCTGGCCTTGCCCAGGTTAGTGATGGATTCTCCGTAGTGCCTGCGGGGCTGTGGAGGGGAGGTGCAGGGGCTGGGGATGCTCTCTGTGTCAGACACCGAGGCGCTCTCCTTCAGAGGGTTCAGCAGCGTCGGACGGATCTGATCATACGGCGTGGGGCTGGTCGTGTTATACCTAACAGAAGAGCAGGCAGAAataacatatacacatataaaatACATTCTTGGCGCTTAGACCAAAATGTAATACGGAATACAGAAATGATCAGTGACATTTTTGCTGCTATTTGTTACAAAAGACCCCCCGCAGGGGATGATGCAGAGAATCAACAGTACCACTGCACTGACTGAATTAGGCATTCACTGCAATGCTTCATCGTGTAGTAAAGTAAGTGCACCTGTACATAATCAGAACATAGTCTGACCCAACATGGGAGGATGGAGGGCAAGAAACCCAAGAGGGACTCAGAGTATTTGAAAAGTGTGCAATGTTAATTATGGGATGCAGAATCTACGCCACTGGTtaaggagagggggaaaagctGGGGAAACTGAAGAAATAAAGGGTATATCTCCCAACTAGAGCATAAACTCCCTAAAGGGCTCTTTTTCAGTTTTCTGCTGCAAAGCACATCTGCTCCTTCTTGAGTCTGTTCCAGGATTTTGCACAGGAACGGTATCTCTGAACTTACAAGTGATTTTACTGCATGAGGGCGAGAAAATCTTTCAGAGACTTGTCTTAAGTCCGAGCTTTGCCAAGCAATGATCAAGGACTCTATTTCACTCCAACTGAGATGAACTAGAATATATCTGCATAGTAATGTTTTAACTTTAACCTTGAACAGCCATGATGCAATTGAATAAAAATATACAAGCaagggaaataagtattgaacgcatcaacatttttttcagtaagtattaACTCAGgaaatccacacatataaagaaatgcaaacattaaagtccatgaataaagttatgtgtaataaagtagaatggcacaggaaaaaagtactGAACGCGTGACATTTCTCCTACAaacatggtgtgtagtatgacagcCAAAAAGTAAAATTTTGCTTACAACTGACCAGACTACATTCTGgtgtgcatagaggccatggcggttgAGTGCATTGCCTATGATTTTCTCTataacaattgtacctgctgcctccaaaacTTTCTGGAGTTTTCCCAGAGTAGTTCTTGGCTCTTTTGGGTGACTCtactgactatccttctgactgcCTGTGCATGGCAGGTTGATGATGGAGTGATGTTCCTTCTACTTGCATATAATGGCCccaatgctgcttactggaagattctgaagttttgaaatatgTTTGTATCCAGTGGAAATCCAGTTATTTCCACTGCCATCCACTTTATTAcagactttaatgtttggattttttaatgtgtggattacctgattTAATGCTAACACTTGGTGAACATTTCATgagaatagcctcactggaagtatacttactgaaaaaaatgttgacgcattcaatacttatttcccccgCTGTATATGGATAGATGTATCGACACAGAGACTTATGCACATACATAAGCCACATGCAAATGATGCCTTTTCTGACATGACAACAACTTTACTAACTCACCAGTGTATTTGGACAGGGGAAATATTACTGTAGTGCTTCAAGATGAGGGGCTCCAACCTGTAtgcctggaaacaaacaaaaagcaattACTTTTTGATGTGCACAAAATATAAATAgtttcattatgttttcttttcttggTTCTCTTTCGCTCACCACTGGGTCAGTTGGGTGAAAGATATTGAAAAGGCGCTGGCAGATAGACTTAGGTAGTATGTGGTCCTGGGTTCCATTAGCTCCTGGTCTAATGCCTCGTAAGGCCAGAAACACTGCCAAAGGTGAACCCATGCAGAAGAAATTTTCTACCTGAAACCCACATTAAAAACCCATAAAACACattaatatacagtacattaaaTAATTACATTATGATTTATTTCACTATTTTGATTATTTCATACATGAATATGTATA
The nucleotide sequence above comes from Alosa sapidissima isolate fAloSap1 chromosome 6, fAloSap1.pri, whole genome shotgun sequence. Encoded proteins:
- the stxbp6l gene encoding syntaxin binding protein 6 (amisyn), like isoform X1, with amino-acid sequence MSMQSTINRDIFVPLDQKLLVAIEVKRRNRRKLPFLSAGRKYATFICLSATNKLPAQLFITKVKQFEGSPRLSKTSHWTIEQLRQVDGINPNKDCPEFDLAFERTFDQWVAGSEAEKCMFIQILYQACQNYWMCKDGQTNPGEVKDPQKPGKVEARKGPTVPRTSFINCQSKLMEDACSMNMVIYRCKIFLNQMKSAMRPPPQRRPAGQGKSAGVKSRTPSPARPARGSMKKAVRRASQALGERGDRLWRAEDKTAHMKDSAKRFSDSAHKLALKYSC
- the stxbp6l gene encoding syntaxin binding protein 6 (amisyn), like isoform X2; its protein translation is MSMQSTINRDIFVPLDQKLLVAIEVKRRNRRKLPFLSAGRKYATFICLSATNKLPAQLFITKVKQFEGSPRLSKTSHWTIEQLRQVDGINPNKDCPEFDLAFERTFDQWVAGSEAEKCMFIQILYQACQNYWMCKDGQTNPGEVKDPQKPGKVEARKGPTVPRTSFINCQSKLMEDACSMNMVIYRCKIFLNQMKSAMRPPPQRRPAGQGKSAGVKSRTPSPARPARGSMKKAVRRASQALGERGDRLWRAEDKTAHMKDSAKRFSDSAHKVRTRTV